CCTGCCGGGCCTGCGACTCCAGCTCGACGGCCGCCGCGACCCCCTGGGCGTATCCGAGGAGAGCGAGGTGGATGTGGATGATCTGGGTCGGTGTCAGCCCCAGGCCGTTCAGGGCACTGAGAACCCGTTCGGTGTACCGCATCGCGTGGGGCGAGGCCATCGGCCGGGTGAGGGCGGCCATGGCCCGTGCCAGCCAGGGATGCCGCTGGTACAGGACCCACAACCACCGCACCTCCCGCTCCAGTTGCGCACGCCAGCCGAGCGGCGGCGACCCCGGCGGCTCTCCGGCGAAAACCGTCTCCGACATCAGCCGTACGAGCTCGCCCTTGCTCGGGACATGACGGTAGAGCGCCATCGTGGAGACACCGAAGTCGGTTGCGATGCGGCGCATGGAGAGCGCGCCCAGCCCTTCGGCGTCGACGAGGGCGATCGCGCCTCGGACGATGCGATCCCGGGTGAGTCCGTGAGCGGGAGTCGAGGGCCGTTCCCGTCCCGACTCGGCGACGACGGTGCCGACGCCGGGGCCCCGTTCCCTCCTGTGCATGGAGAACACACCCGGCCCCCGCGCGGGGCGCAAGGAATGGACTGCCCTCGGCGTCCTGATGCTGCCCCTGCTCCTCGTCTCGATGGACGTCTCGGTCCTGTACTTCGCGATCCCCTACATCAGTCGGGAGCTGGAACCGAGCGCGACGCAGCAGTTGTGGATCCTCGACATGTACGGCTTCGTCCTCGCAGGGCTGCTCATCACGATGGGTGCGCTCGGCGACCGGATCGGCCGGCGCGCGCTGGTGCTCTCGGGAGCCGCTC
This genomic interval from Streptomyces sp. NBC_00193 contains the following:
- a CDS encoding TetR/AcrR family transcriptional regulator; this translates as MHRRERGPGVGTVVAESGRERPSTPAHGLTRDRIVRGAIALVDAEGLGALSMRRIATDFGVSTMALYRHVPSKGELVRLMSETVFAGEPPGSPPLGWRAQLEREVRWLWVLYQRHPWLARAMAALTRPMASPHAMRYTERVLSALNGLGLTPTQIIHIHLALLGYAQGVAAAVELESQARQDTGMTPEEWMASNEPRMETIQTAGSFPILSTLFGEEQFDLDTLFEFGLARMLDGVESVVGQSAGPTSAGGLA